Genomic window (Propionibacteriaceae bacterium ZF39):
GTGGCCCTGGCGGTCCCGGTGGTTTTCTGGTGTGCCTGGCCGTTCCATGTGGCGACCTGGCGCAACCTGCGCAACCGCTCGTTCAGCATGGACACGCTGGTGTCGCTGGGCGTCCTGTCCGCCTTCAGCTGGTCGCTGATCTCGATCATCCTCGGAGCGGAGGACACCGAGGGCTACTGGCTCGGCTATGGCGTGACCCCGGCAGGTGCCGATGCGATCTATTTCGAGGTCGCAGCCGCTGTGACCACGTTCCTGCTGGCGGGCCGCTATTTCGAGGCTCGCGCCAGGCGCAGCGCCCAGGGCGTTCTCGGTGCGCTCAACGCACTGGCGCCCAAGCAGGTCCGCAAGCTCGAGGCCGACGGCACCGAACGCATCGTGCCGATCACGCAGCTGGCCAGGGGCGAGCAGTTTGTGGTCCGGGCCGGCGAGCGCATCGGTGCGGACGGAACGATCACCGACGGCTTCTCGACCATCGACACCTCGATGATGACCGGTGAACCGGTGCCGGCCGAGGTCGGACCCGATGGGGGAGTCCTGGGTGGCACCGTCAACCTGACCGGTCGACTCGTCGTCACCGCGACGCGCGTCGGCGCCCACACCCAGCTCGCCCAGATGGCTGCCCTGGCCGAACAGGCCCAGATCCGCAAGGCGCGCGTCCAGCGACTCGTCGACCAGGTCGTCAGCTGGTTCGTGCCCGTTGTCCTTGTGATCAGCGTGCTGACGCTCGTCGGCTGGCTGCTCACCGACCACGGCGTCCGCCAATCGGCCAGCGCCGCCCTGTCCGTGCTGATCATCGCCTGCCCCTGCGCGCTCGGTCTCGCGACCCCGACCGCGCTCATGGTCGGTGTCGGTCGCGGCGGCCAGCTGGGCATTCTCATCAAGACCCAGGAGGCCCTGGAGTCGAGCGGCAAGGTCGACACGGTTGTCTTCGACAAGACGGGCACGATCACGCCCGGTCAGCTCGTGGTCGAGTCGTTCCGGGTGATCGGTCACGCCGACGAGGCAGAGGTCCGCCGATTGGCGGCCTCGGTCGAAGCCCAGTCGGAGCATCCACTGGCCAAGGCGATCGCCGCCGATCACGGCGACGACCTGTTGCCCGTGACCGATCTCGAGATCAGCCCCGGACGGGGTGCGGCCGGCACTGTGGCCGGGCAGCGGATCGTTGTCGGCAACGAACGGGCGCTCGGAGAGGGCGTCGACCTGAGCAGCGCCATCCCGGTCCTCGAAGCGGCGCGCGACAGGGGAGCGACCCCGGTTCTGGTGACAATCGACGACCGGGTGGCCGGCGTGTTCGTGCTCACCGACTCGGTCCGACCCTCTGCTCCCGGGGCTGTTGGCCGGCTCCGCGCTCAGGGGCTCAAGGTCGTCCTGCTCACCGGCGATCACGAGCGGGCGGCCGCTGCCGTGGCGCATCAGGCCGGCATCGATACCTGGATCGCCGAGGTTCTGCCGGCGGACAAGGCCGGTGAGATCGCCCGGCTGCAGGCCGAGGGCCATCAGGTCGCCATGGTCGGTGACGGGATCAACGACGCGGCCGCGCTGGCAACCGCCGATCTGGGCCTCGCGATGGTCAGCGGGACCGATGTCGCAATGAAGTCGGCCGACATCATCTGTGTCCGCGAGAATCTCGGCGTCGTGCCCGACGCGATCAGCCTGTCGAGGGCCACCCTGCGCACGATTCGCGGCAACCTCGTCTGGGCCTTCGGCTACAACGCTGCGGCCATCCCGTTGGCGGCCGCAGGGCTGCTCAACCCCCTGATCGCCGGCTTCGCCATGTCGCTCTCCTCCCTGTTCGTGGTCGGCAACAGCCTCCGGCTGAGGTCGAAGAAGCTCAGGTGAGCGGCGAGGAGGCGATCCTCGTCGTCGCCGCTGCGGTCGTCGAGAACGGCCTGGTCCTCGCCACCCGTCGGGTGAGCCCGCCGGGCAAGTGGGAGTTCCCGGGCGGCAAGGCCGAGCCGGGGGAGGAGCCCGTGGCAGCGCTTCATCGCGAACTGGCCGAGGAGTTGGGCCTCGCGCTCGAGGTCGGTGCCGAGATTCCCGGCCCCGAGGCTGGCTTCTGGCCGATCAACGACCGCCTGCGCATGCGGATCTGGTACGCCCGGGGTCTCGGCGTACCCGAACCGAAGGGCGATCACGACGCCCTGTGCTGGGCCCGACCCGAGGACCTGGCCGAGCTGGACTGGCTGCCCGCCGATATTCCCATTGCCCGGCGCATCGCCGTCGATCTGGCGCAGGATTGGCCCATGACACGCGTACGCACCCACGGGATCGTGACAGGCCGGGTGCAGGGCGTGTCCTTCCGCTATTCCATGCGACAGGAAGCCGAGCTGCTGGGGGTCGGCGGCTTCGTCCGCAACCTGCCCAACGGCGATGTGGAGTTCGAGGCGGAGGGGAGTCCGCAGGCGGTGGCCGAGCTCCTGGCGTGGGCGCAGGAGGGGCCGGCGTACGCCCGTGTCATGAAGGTCACCACCCGCAAGCTGGCCCCAAAGGGGGACATCCACTTCTCCGTCACGACCTGACAAGCAAAACGGCCGGAGCCCAAGAGGCTCCGGCCGTTTCTGTCGCAGAAGATCAGGCGACCATCGACTCGCCGCTCGGGGACTTCGAGTGACGGAAGCCGAGGAACGAGAGCACGAGGAGCACCACGCCGCCTACGAAGGCAGCAACCGCAGCGATCGCAGCGATCTTGCCCATGGTGGCGAAGGCGTAGGCGTTCAGGAGCAGGCCAC
Coding sequences:
- a CDS encoding heavy metal translocating P-type ATPase → MSAEVSDQATATPQIELAVGGMTCAACATRIEKKLNKLDGVTASVNYATERAVVSGGVSADDLIEVVRKAGYSAIEATGDDSEVGRISADRVSSLRRRLAVAAILTIPLGNLAIVLALVPSLRFPLWEWLCVALAVPVVFWCAWPFHVATWRNLRNRSFSMDTLVSLGVLSAFSWSLISIILGAEDTEGYWLGYGVTPAGADAIYFEVAAAVTTFLLAGRYFEARARRSAQGVLGALNALAPKQVRKLEADGTERIVPITQLARGEQFVVRAGERIGADGTITDGFSTIDTSMMTGEPVPAEVGPDGGVLGGTVNLTGRLVVTATRVGAHTQLAQMAALAEQAQIRKARVQRLVDQVVSWFVPVVLVISVLTLVGWLLTDHGVRQSASAALSVLIIACPCALGLATPTALMVGVGRGGQLGILIKTQEALESSGKVDTVVFDKTGTITPGQLVVESFRVIGHADEAEVRRLAASVEAQSEHPLAKAIAADHGDDLLPVTDLEISPGRGAAGTVAGQRIVVGNERALGEGVDLSSAIPVLEAARDRGATPVLVTIDDRVAGVFVLTDSVRPSAPGAVGRLRAQGLKVVLLTGDHERAAAAVAHQAGIDTWIAEVLPADKAGEIARLQAEGHQVAMVGDGINDAAALATADLGLAMVSGTDVAMKSADIICVRENLGVVPDAISLSRATLRTIRGNLVWAFGYNAAAIPLAAAGLLNPLIAGFAMSLSSLFVVGNSLRLRSKKLR
- a CDS encoding acylphosphatase — protein: MSGEEAILVVAAAVVENGLVLATRRVSPPGKWEFPGGKAEPGEEPVAALHRELAEELGLALEVGAEIPGPEAGFWPINDRLRMRIWYARGLGVPEPKGDHDALCWARPEDLAELDWLPADIPIARRIAVDLAQDWPMTRVRTHGIVTGRVQGVSFRYSMRQEAELLGVGGFVRNLPNGDVEFEAEGSPQAVAELLAWAQEGPAYARVMKVTTRKLAPKGDIHFSVTT